The window attcagttaaaaaaaaaaaaaaattggtaaatgATGATTCTATCAAAATAAGATCATGCAACAAGTTGCAAGTTGATCAATCGAAAATTCAGCTCACAAAATTTGAGTCGTTGGGAATCAAGATTAGGAATTCCTTCAATCCTATTCTGATTCCTCAAATTATCCATAAAATTCTGACAACTATAATAATATGGTACATTTGTAttaaactaaaatcaaatagaaaaaaaaaattatcacaaTATTAATATGCAGAGTCTTGTGCACGCCTTCGCATAATCCACTTGTGAATCCCACACTTTCTTCCTGTTATAAGTTATAACTCACTATTAGATGATTCTATTTATCATCCCTCATTAGTGGAAAACTGTATTCTCACGTCATCCTTCtcttaaataaaataatcacATCTAAAACCCAATAAGCGCAGCTATGGATAGCACGTTAAGAATAACaaaaacactctctctctctctctcgattagAATAAGATTGGAccaatttctacccaaaaaaaaaaaaatattggaccaatCCGGTAGTCGCATGCATGTTGATTGTTGCATGCAGCAGGCTTTACCTTAAGTGGGCAAGTGGTCGATCACTGGTCTTAGCTACAAAAAGCCcaatataaatcataaacaatttTTTGCCGTCCATTTACAATATTAATGGGAGTGGTTGGCACATCATCAATACCATGAGAGGTCCTTTTGATGGTGAAGTCTAATTTTGCCATTTGCCATGTGCCATGTTTAGTGCGAGTGAAATTTTGTAGACAAGTAGATTTTAAGGTTGGTCAATCAGATAAGTCCTAGTCTTAAAATtgtatgaaaaaatatatatataaaaaatgttaATATATGAATCAAGATTATACGATTGAGTATGAAATTCTACATATGGTTATTttacgtcttttttttttttttttaaccaagatGTCTGGGAGATGCACAAATGGGAAATTGAATCTGAGATCATgcgtctatccacacaatcccctattcgccctaaccatctaggTAACCCATGGATGGGCAATTTGCTAGATATccaaaataagattttttttatatctccCTTACACATGGTAAAACTAAGTTTTATGTCTAAGAGATGATATTTAAGAGGATGATAAGAGAATGaacccacgggactagtcaagaCGAAggtctagatacccatcattagcaaaaaaaaaaaaaaaaaaaaaaaaaaaaaaaaaagagaatgataAGAGTAATCATGATCACATTTTGTATTGCATTAAACTTTTTATATCCTTCTCCTTGAACCCTATAAGGCTATAACACCAAAATACCTACTTAGCTTTTCAATTTTTACTAAGAAAAAATTTGGCAAGACTAGAGAGTTTATCAATGTAGGACTAGCTGGCAACGCAAAaaagtgggggtgggggtggagcAGAAATTATTACCCAATTAAAAACATTTATCTGATATAAAACTTTGAGTTAAAGTAATTGACAAATTTGTTTAAGAAAGCAAAAACTAGTTTGAATTCTCACACCAAACAACCTGTAAGAATATAAAGGTATGTAAAgcaagagatagacacaatcaATAGTGGTTCGGACAGCTTCCTACATCTACTACTAAGGCTCTTCAAACACTTAGATTTCCACTATCTCAATTGCTTTAATTTCCAAGATAGAAATCAAACCTAACATATAATTTTACACATTCGCTACCaaccatttgttttttttttttttttcaattccgAGCTCACAACAAACCCAATTATTTTATAGCTGACAATCAAACCCTGTTTTTCACTCCAATTAACACCTAACGAGGGTGTTTTATGGTAACCCAAGGGAGTAGCATAATTGGTAAGCAACAAACTTAGTATGAGCCGTAAACTTGgacatcctaagttcgactcccactaagcacaccttgggccactcacatgggagcagtttagtgctcttcactacttttagCCACATGGAAACGTAATGTGGTAATgctgaccatatggatggatatcTTGGAAATGATTGAGATTAGCCACATGCCAAATTTCAGCCACATGCCAAATTTCAGACTCATTCAATCATATACTCGTGTGTATCGATATATTTCTTGTATTTACAGCTATctattttttaatggaaaatcttTATAGTTTTTAATGAACTTTAGAAACTTAATTTCACTACTATGCTAACCctattttaattgaaattttacaTATGTATAATCTCTTTAGCTCTACATGTCcataaaattttcaactttatcCAATTTACCATGGAAACAAATATTGGTGTTGAGACTTATATGacttgaaaaaagaaaacatgcatttttttattaaataagaaaaattctACGATACTGATAAATGCTATtattcttcattaaaaaaatgatgaattcaTGATATCtgttgactttttttttggatagaatatcatccattgatttttttttttattattgaatatGTACGTTGACATTTTTGTATTAAAGCATCTTTTGACATTTATCTTTTGAGGTAAAGATGAAAATATCCATTGACATTGATAACACATTATAGAACACAAAACCACACATGTTGCTTACCCATACAAATAAtctatgggagagggttccccaTGACACCACTGTGGGGGAGAAATCTACGATTCTACATTTCACAATGGTAATGCAAAGAATAGTATCATTCACATGAAACCCATTTAAATTATTCAGATTTCGGAAAAGATTAACTTTGTTCAAAgcccacaaaagaaaaagaacaggaTCAAGTAAAGAAAAAATCTCTCAATTCACTAGTTCTAGTGAGTCTGAAAAATTccacttctttcttcttctttaatcttCTTACAATATTATTCTTAATAATAATTGACACTTACAAAGAATCAACATAATAAACTGTGTTTCCTAGGATTTACTAATGGGTGTCGAGTCTCAAGCCTcgaccacaaaaaaaaaaaaggttaaattcatttattagagagagaagcttaaTCAATAAGGTTAGTTAATTAAAGACTGAACAATCGCGGCGGATGTTGCCCTGTGAGCCCATCTTGACTCCGACACGGCCAAGCCTAGTCATGGCATTGATGAAGGCTCTTTCGAAGGCAAGAGAGTTCGAAGCCCAGAACTCCACGAAAGGCTTGGACCTGGAGTCAGTGTAGAGAACCTGGTCAGAAGTGAAAAGCCCCTTGCCTTGTTGGAGATTCTTATAGTACATATTGTCGAACACCTGAGGGGTGGTGGGATCCATGTCGATGGCTATCCTGGGATCCACATTCTTGGGGCACATCGATCTCAATTTCTTCACGTACTCTGTGTTGATCGTGGGATCCACCACTCCTAAAAGCGTATTTCCGGAGTAATTGTATATGCGATTCGCGAACTGGTTGCAGTGAGAAAACCCAATCGTGTGTGCCGCTGCCATTAAATAATTTCACATAGGAAGTGATGTTAGAATAAACACcaataaatatgaagaaaatAACAGATTCACATAAGATGATATAGAGATCTAACAATGTTCAtacacatggttttaagtatcggtattgtatcgtatcagtatcgattGAGATTGATCTCTGATCCTTGATCAATCTGGATCATTTAGCCGTatcgtttcaagggtaaaacagtaaaaatattgtactttttgtttaaaaatatCATGGGCAAAACTTATTAATACTCACCGATCCGATCCGGATCAATAGATACCAATACCGCCTCCTAAATCCTTATTCACACAATAAGGTGATGTGTGCTATGTCCTCTGAAAAataagatgattcactataatAGAAGAATGattcgggtgaagaagaagatgattcactataatAGAAGAACGATTACAGTAGTGACATCTTAAGAACACCCAAACTCTCCACAAAAAAACTCTCGCCACTGAAATATGTCGAAATAgttcaagaattcgagacaaataTAACGAGTAGTTTGATGTTTTAAATACTTGAACACGATCCTCCAACTAGATTTTAAGGataatttgtatttaatttctAACAAGTGTTATTATATTGAGAAAGTTATCACGTGTTATGAGTTTACCCAATTTTCAAAATCATATGAGGTGAGGTGCACACCTGAAAGAGCGATCATGTCGCCCAGGTCGAGGCCACGAGAAGCAAACATAGAGGTGAGTTGGTCTAGCTTGAAACTTGGGAGAGGTAAATTTCCGTCGACGCTTGAagaggtagagctcagcccaTCCAATCTTCCCAACCTAACTCGATAAGACGGCCCGCCAGCCTGCATTATTGAATtccattcaattcaattcctcacaaattgaaattttattttcttctaggATTGTTTGtggggaagagaagaaggaattACCAGGGCAACGACATCTCGGGCAGCCATGGCGAGGATATCTGCACAGGATACCTTGTTCCGGCAACCAGGGGTTGCGTCCACCGCTGCCTTGGCCTTAATTACTGTGTCGAAACCATCTCCGGCGAGGGACAGGTTAATGGGATTGTCCTTCTCGGCTTTGTTGTTTGCTGTAGAAGCGATCATAACCGACGCATCGCATCCCTAATTAAGGATAAGCAACAAGAAGAATGTTAATCTAAGAGACTTCGATCGACCTGCAACTCTTATGAAATTGACATTAATTCATATTCACCTGGACAAAGCAATCGTGGAAGAAGAGACGGAGGGTTGCAGGCACAGTGACGAATGTTTGATTAAACTTCTTAGTGACTGCATCTCTGACTATCTTTTCCACATTGGGGCAGGTCGTATTGGAGTAGTGATTTAGTCGAAGCGATGCGGATGCTTTACTGGGAAAGAGGTAGAGGTTAAGCAACAATGCCCACACGACCACCACTCTAACATCGAACCCTCGCCCCATCTAATCTGAAGTTCCCAAAtcaaggtagagagagagagagagagagattggggCTTTCAATGGTTGAGAATGTGAGACCTGAGAAAGGCGAATACATAACAGATATAGGCACGAGCCAGTTGGCTGGAATCTTTGTGCCAGCCATGAAAGTAAGAAACTAGATTACGATCTTACAAAAGGATAAAGACGATGGCTTCAGCCTCCTCATCGTGGTTAGCTttccctagagagagagagaactcgcCAAAGAAAGTGCAGATGGTTTGGTAGGCCGGTGGGAATAACGGGAACGCGACATGCACGTCAGGTGCTTCTTCTTGCTTCGTATTTGTACGTGTTTGCCATAGGAAACTGAATTATGCTAAAGACAAAGTTCATGGGCCTGGGCTATTCCCAAATTCTGTTCCCTGGATCAATTATGTTCCTTTCAAGTTTCAGCATTTTGTTTTCTCATAAATCGAATGGAATTCATTGACAATATGAGTTTTGCAAGcctttaggctccgtttggttgcaaaataaatcaaaaggaaaggaagtgaaatattttaaatttaaaaaataaaaaatctaattaTTATCCCATCAAATTTTCAATGGGAGGcatattttagatatttcattaTTCCGGATTGCAAAAATTActtaagggagagggttccctcaGATGCTCATTTGCAGGCATTTTATGGTTCCCCCTTCAAATTTCCAATGGGAATCGTATTTTATACATTTCATCATTCTAGAAGACTGATGAAATGTGAAGAGGTGTGCGTAAGTGATTCGCATACTAATGTAATGACCATCTTTTCCCCATTACTTAAGCAACAAACGGatagagggataggtatgctgccAGTATACAGCAAGTCAACGAAAAACACCAATGGGGGTACCGGATGAGGTATCATACAAGAGAGGtagggggtcatttcaaaaggagaagagagagatagacatagtgGGTGTTAGCATATAGTATACCAGTAGCACACCCACCCTTTTCTCTATCAagaatatgaaatgatttggagttagtgaagtaattattacaaaatttatttttttaggtatGAGAACTTCACCTCCTTTTCCTTTAATTCTTTTGCAACCAAATTAATCTACAGTAAAATAAATTTCTCTCAGTTATTTTCACTATCATTACAATTTAGGGTGGGATTGAATTCCTCTGTGGCGAGTAGGAAGTCTGGCATGTATTCAATAACCAAAAACTTTCAGGCATGGAGCTTAAGGCAGTCGCACACAGCCCAAGGCATTTCTGGACGTTGGATGCGCCTCAAACACCCTGTTGTGCTATAGAGGATCCAAGTCCGTTAGAGGGTAGCAACCGCGAAAGTTCAGGCAAATGAGTGGGTTTGGGTGGGCTAAGCAGTCTTGGTGGGTATAGGTTGGGTTTTCTAGTGGGTTCATCTGTCTATTGGGTCCAAACCTTAGAAGATACAATATAGTTTTGGGCTTTCAGTCTAAACCCAACAGCAGCCTATTTACCAATTGGGACGGTTTATTCAGGTAGTCACACTGGGCTTATAATTACAACCCCTGATTACAAGAGAGGGATTATAGTCTCCAATGTTTCTTTCACAGACTCCACCTTGGATTGTTAATAGTAGGCAATATGAATGTCAAGGACAACCTTGTAGAATTGGCTTTAGAGGAATCCCTCCAATCAATGCAGCATTAggaaagtggggggggggggtgaagacTCTACAAATGTGGGTCATGGTTTTCTGTCAACTGCATAATTGATATGGTAATTATGCCATTGGATAGATAGATTTTGAGTTATGTTAGTCATGTATCAATTTTTGTGGTCCTTCTCAACTATAATCCATAAGTTCTGAATGATCCAACTAGTTTCAAATTTATTGAACCTATATGATTTCATTGAATTTTTAGATTTGAGGATCAATTCTAAGGTTTTTGGGATTGATTCGGTCAATTCTGATCTAGTCTCAGAATCCACTGGATCGATTCGATCCTTGATTCCAATTTTGAATAAtcaattctttcttcttcttcttcaagggcaGATCTGCTATACACTCAACACACTTTAAATACTAGTCAATAAAATATGTGTAACCAGAGTCTGGTTACCAGACTCCATGGGGTGAGGTCGACAGGCCATCTTTTTCatttacatttaaaaaaaagaaagaaaaattcattcGAAAACGACTTGTGTTATCTAGAGGACTCTTGTATATGATTGGATGTGATCTTTTCTggtttaaataaataaaagaaatgaagtgaaaaagaagattGTTGAGTTATGTGACATCTAGTTCGGACAAGGACAAAATGACTATCTCACCTTCATACCAATGAAAAAATCTATCCCTTTTGGATGTCTCGTGTGTATTTTCATTGGCTTTTGCATGGATGTGCAAGGGCCATGTAATCTGCCAAAATTCTCTTctaaaaaaattagattaaaaTTCAAGACTGACATGTGTAATTGATGACACCCACTCAAAATATTGGTGTCCCGTGCATAAAGGACCTTGTGTGGTCCTCTAGCATTGTCCAATTTCATTTTTAGACGCtaacgggaaaaaaaaataaataaataacaataacaacaacaatgatgAAGGGACTCAAAATGCTAGGAAGGTGGTACCACAAACATGTTGTGCTGATATGGCAAAACCTACATTTATAACTACAACATGGTAGATTGTTCCATACCCTTACGTGGTGTAGGCAGATTTGCACTCATCCATCCACTTGTCAATTCATGttgaataaaatttaaaaaataaaataaaaaataatgatagaaaatcataatttaaaagtttaatatatatttttaaatatattattaaaatgGGCCATCAAATTCAACGAAACATGTGGCAAAAAGAgtaatttttttgaagaaaagattTAAGAAAGGAGTATATACAGGGCTTCTAAACATGGAACAAAATTCAGATCGACTTGGATCAGTCTAGGTCGACCAATCCCAATTTGTAAAGCACGAGTGTATTATAATTTAATAGCTTCCACCATCGTCCCTCTTATGGCTCAAAGCATGCAATGTGCCTGGGCTAGTCTAGAGTAAGAAACATCtgtatttctcttttttcctcatTAACCTATCAATTTTCATGATTGagtgaaaaataattttatctaTGCAATGTTTAGGATCCTTCAACCACagtgaagagagaattttttacTCACAAGATCTAACCCTAGGATAAAAATCACAAATGCTATTAAGAACATTGAAACCAccatttcaaaaattagaatcaaaTCAATATATTTCAATTCGAATcaatcatgagtcatgactgaTTCAGAATTAGATATTCCAAAGTgatcaattctagggtttttgataCGGATTTGGACCAATTTTGATCTATCCCAAATTAAAATATGTAGAAATCGAATCCAAGttttaaattcttagaaataGAAAAGACAAACCTATGAATATGACTAACCCAAATGCTGAGCTGAACTAAACCCAAATAATTCTAAGCACACCTAAGCATGATAGAGAAATCCAAgctcaataataataatagtaatagagAATCAGAGATTTTAATACGTAAGTATCACATCAAACTTAAGAAAAAGAATCCAAGCTAGGGAAAGGGGGATTGATTTTTGATCTAATAAGTTGGGGCCTGGGGAGTGTTCGATGTCCCTGAGTCTGGATTGCCCTACTTGACGTCATGATCCTTCTTTTGGTTTCTGGTtgatgatgacaatgacatTGTGGATCCCACCTCTCCAGAGTTGAGTCCAGAGTCTCCAGACTTCTATTGTAATTGAGTGTAATATGCATCCATTGTCTAGTATCTACGAACAATGTGATCAAGTACTGGTcccttttttgggtaaaattatttaaatgtACACGTGGGACCCACCGAATTAAAATATCTCCCTTGGACCACACAGACTTCATACTAATCCTCTATCGTGACATGGACAAGCTTCACGATTTTTGGCTGTTTCTACTCACTTCCATTTTGGTTGTATTGAAGTCTCCGACAAGTCTCTTTTGTTGCCTTGGTTCTCATTATCATGAGAGTTATCGGAGTGATTATTCTCTACAGTGAGTACGGTGATGTGATGAAcattaaataattgaaaatatatGAACATATATTTTTAGGTCCTTTCAGTTATTTGATTCTCACCACACCATTGCATTCATTATAGATGATGGATTCACGAGGTATAGAGGTATAATCTCACAtcaatttttaccattttaaatTATATAATCAAAAATCGACTTCAATTTGAATTATTTGAAATTAGTTGATAAGTGATTAGAATTGGCGATATTCAGTTGGATCAGTTACGATCAATTTTAACTATCGGATTTCTTATTACTTTCAATGGGTTGGTTTGACACGGTTTTCGGGTTGAGTTGAATTAGTTTCAATATGGGAATagtgaaatcgaaaccaaaccaataaggaaattctgattttggttttggtgtgatttggttttggtatgGCTTCGTGGTTTGTAatcagattggttttggttttttgtctgatttgagattatttttcatacaaaactatgcaaaaacTTGAATTTTTACTGAATTTTGGACTTTTCGGTTTCTTAACTATTTATTTCGATTTCGGTCCAAGTTTTCGGTTctaatttggttttggtttcatttgGTTTCCTATGCTGTTCGTTTTGTTAGTGGGGTTGCAATCTCTCAAACcaaaaccgacccaataagcgGTCAGTTTGATTTGATCCAGGTTCAAACGGCTTGGCTTGAGACGATTTTACCTATTTGATTTAGGTATTGACATCCCGAATTTTGGATTAGACCAGAATTGATGTCCAAAGAATCAGTCCACCTTCAAACAAATACTGGAATTGATGGGTAGTTACTCAACTCGGTTTGAGAAATTGAGTATTGATCGATTGCGATCGATATTGGTATCGAATGATTGGATCTAATCCGGATCACACTTCGGTCGTATAAAAAGACTGTTTTGTCCTCAAAGATACCAATTTCTGAATTATTttgacaaaaatacccttcaTCCCTACCATTTCCATACACTACTTGTACCTCAAACCATTTAAAGACCGACTGGGAAGAATTAATTGGGTCATCATCAAGGGTAAAACCTCTTGTGGACAGAAGCTGGCCAGGCCAGGCCAGGCCAGGTAAAGGTTGGGTGTTTGTGCAGTATATGTTTCCATTGGAGGGCCAGCCCTGAGTTGCGTAAGTAGCCATCCAAGAACACCAGGAGCACATGTGAATTGCAGAGTTTGGAACCTGGGAATGAAGCATGATCTGctaccccttcttcttcttctttttttttttttttacataaatcAGCCCATGTAGGTAAGCCATAGGACATATATAgcagataagagagagaaagtgcttCGTTTCTTTTGAGGTGGGCCAAGCAATCAaacagtagagagagagagagacccataTGGCTCAGCCTTGCTTTGTTTATAAAGCTCcttttgtatggggagaagccCAACAGACCCACCATTCCATACGGCTGCACCTTCCTGCACAGGCAACGCGTGCTTCTGTgtcggctctctctctctctatctctatctctctctatttctggttcagaagaatgaagaagacagaagtagggggggggggggggagacaaGGATAGAGCCGGCGTGTAATGCACTCAGAGTATGAGAGTTTGGGGGAGAGAGGGGAAGTGAACCCAAGATACCCAACAAGCATGTGAGCATTTCTTGATAATCACGAATAGATCAGAGTAGAGTAGACATGGATTTGGTTTTCGCCATTAATTTTGTTCTTAACCCTTCTTCCTTAACCCTTTATTTTAATATGTTAGATTCGTTACCTTTTAattaatcttttaattaatcttttaattaaaatcttaattaattaaatccTAATCCATCTCCCTCGGTAGTCGATCCCATGAGCCCCTCCTTTGATCTTGAGCATTTGGATAAATCGCCTTAATCTGTCGGTACAGCTACAACATGTAAGGACATACCCAgcaccccccccctctctctctctctctctctctctctctccccgttACTTAACACGCACAGCTAATTATTAGGTTTAATTAAGCTTCGTACATTCTGTTTGTTGCATCGTTTTAAATCATGGTATTGATACCTAATCagggtttcttcttttatttttattttttttctcctaaaccctaatcatgGTTTCAATTAGGCTGTATTGGACAGTTTCGcctttcatattttttgaaaaaaaatccacttttgaaccattttGCCATGATTACGCAATATACACTAGAGTGTAGATCAGGTTCCCTTACCATTTGATCCACATACATAAAATCCATCCAAGGGCTTTTTTTATATGCACCAATACTACTATGGATAGGATATTGATACCTTGAAAcagaaaaagatcctctctaacACCACTTACCCTCCAACGATATTGATAACCTTGAAACATGGTTTGTTGGAAAAATTATGATTATGGAAAACAAATTGAAATTGTCTGATTGGAATCCGCCACAACTGTTTGTCCTCCTATCAGCCCTTGGTAATGGCAACCAGCCATCCAATGTAAATTCAACTAAAATAACGGACTGCATTTTGAATGTAAGATGTGTTAAGATGTTGGGAGGTATGAAGTTGTAGTACTACA is drawn from Macadamia integrifolia cultivar HAES 741 chromosome 7, SCU_Mint_v3, whole genome shotgun sequence and contains these coding sequences:
- the LOC122083064 gene encoding peroxidase 50-like; this translates as MGRGFDVRVVVVWALLLNLYLFPSKASASLRLNHYSNTTCPNVEKIVRDAVTKKFNQTFVTVPATLRLFFHDCFVQGCDASVMIASTANNKAEKDNPINLSLAGDGFDTVIKAKAAVDATPGCRNKVSCADILAMAARDVVALAGGPSYRVRLGRLDGLSSTSSSVDGNLPLPSFKLDQLTSMFASRGLDLGDMIALSAAHTIGFSHCNQFANRIYNYSGNTLLGVVDPTINTEYVKKLRSMCPKNVDPRIAIDMDPTTPQVFDNMYYKNLQQGKGLFTSDQVLYTDSRSKPFVEFWASNSLAFERAFINAMTRLGRVGVKMGSQGNIRRDCSVFN